The segment TATCGAAGCTGCTGACGCAGCGGGTATATACATTCCACGTTTTTGTTATCATAAAAAATTAACTATCGCCGCAAACTGTCGTATGTGCCTCGTCGAAGTGGAAAAGTCTAAAAAACCTTTACCCGCCTGCGCAACACCCGCTATGGCAGGGATGAAAGTATTTACCCAGTCTTCAATGGCAGTAGAAGCTCAAAAGTCAGTAATGGAATTTTTGCTGATCAATCACCCGCTAGATTGTCCGATATGTGACCAGGGCGGTGAATGCGAATTACAAGATCTTTCGCTTGGCTATGGCAATGATATTTCCCGGTACTATGAGGGTAAGCGGTCGGTTTTCGATGAAAATCTTGGCCCTCTCATTTCTACTGAAATGACCCGATGTATTCAATGTACAAGATGCGTTCGTTTTGGAAGCGAAGTGGCTGGTATGCGGGAATTGGGTGCAACCCAGCGGGGCGAAAATTTAGAAATCACTACTTATGTTAATCACACCATGCAATCGGAACTTTCGGGTAATATTATCGATCTCTGTCCGGTGGGAGCATTAACCTCTAAACCTTATCGTTTCTCTGCGCGTGCGTGGGAGCTTAAGCAACACTTGTCCGTCTCTCCACATGATTGTGTTGGATCTAATCTTTTTGTGCATACAAGAGGATATGAATACAATGACTATCGTATGGTAATGCGGGTAGTTCCTCGCGAAAATGAAACAATTAATGAAACTTGGTTATCAGATAGAGACCGTTTCAGTTACGAAGCAGTTCGTAGCACAGATCGTTTATTGACACCTAAAATTAAGCGAGAATCAGAATGGGTGGATGTCGATTGGACCACAGCATTAAATTTTGTAGCAGAAAAATGGCGGAATATTATTGAAGCCCAAGATGTTTCTCAGATTGCCGCACTCGCGTCACCCAACTCCACAGTTGAAGAATTTTTTCTTCTACAAAAACTGTTACGAGGCTTAGGTTCAAATAATCTCGACCATAGAATTCGACAGTTAGATTTTAGCCAACAAGAAAATTATCCAAGTCATCCAGAATTAGGCGTGACACTCCCAGCACTGGAAAAAATGGAAACGTTCTTGATCATCGGCTCTGATGTGCGAAGAGAGCAGCCCTTGGCATGCCATAGAATTAGAAAGGCAGCGCTAAAAGGGGCACAAGTCACCTTTGTCAATCCTATTGATTATGATTTGAATTTTGAGCCCACCCACAAAATGATCGTTCCTTCTCATTCTATTCCGCGCACACTTGCAGGCATTGCAAAATATCTTTTAAGAAGGAAATCAGACCTAGATCCTTTCTTGGCTGATATTGAGCCATCAAAAGAAGAAATGAATATTGCTAAAAAGCTTCGTAAAAATAAAGGAATTATATTACTTGGCATTCATGCAATTACCCACCCTCAAGCCACCTTAATACGGGTTTTAGCGCAACAAATAGCGGGGGAATGTATATTTGACTTAGGATGTTTGAGTGAAGGTGCTAATGCCGCAGGTGGCTGGCTATCCGGAATGTTACCTCATCGGGGACCTGCGGGAACTGTTGTAGAAAACCCTGGATTTAATGCATCCGAAATGTTTTCGCAGCGACTTAAAAGTTACTTATTATTAAATATTGAACCCGAACTAGATTGTGCGAATTCAATGCGGGCAATGGAGTCATTAACCAATGCTGACTTTGTAGTGGCTATGTCCCCATTTATGACCGAGGCGCAAGAACAGTATGCCCATGTGCTACTCCCTATCGCACCTTTTTTTGAAACAGCAGGAACACTTATTAATGCCGCTAATTGTTGGCAATTTTCCGATTCTGTAACCCGTCCTATGGGTGATGCAAAGCCCGCTTGGAAAGTTCTGCGGGTACTGGGCAATTTATTTGAATTAGAAGGATTTGATTATGTAAAACCTTCTCAAATTACTAAAGAGCTCGAGTCGATGATCGAGTCTATTCCTAGAAACACTACATCGCTGACATTAACAGCAAATCAGACCGCTCAGTCAGGGGCTGGCTTAATCCGCTTTTCTGAGTGGCCAATGTATCAGATAGATAATTTAGTGCGTCGTGCCACTTCGCTACAAGAATGGTCTCAAATCGAAAATCAAGTGGCTATTCGTATAAACAGCAAAGTAGCGCGTGAACATGATTTTCAATCCGGTGAAATTATTTCCGTGATCCAGGATGAATCCTTGCTTGATTTGCCAGTGATAATAGATGATCGAATCGCAGGTGATTATGTCGTCGTTCCAGTCGGTATTTCAGAAACAGCAGGTTTTGGTGAAAACATGGGTCAGATAAAGCTACTAAGAGGGCGTAGTAAATAATGGAGAGTCTATTAGTCCTACTTTGGGTTCTAATAAAAATATTTGCTATCGTGCTTCCCTTGTTAGGCGCAGTTGCCTATTTAACATTGGCAGAACGTAAAGTAATTGGGTACATGCAAGCCAGAATTGGCCCTAACAGGGTCGGGCCGCTAGGACTTCTGCAGCCGATTGCGGATGGGCTTAAACTATTACAAAAAGAATTGATTATTCCCAGCGCCTCAAATCGTTACATGTTCATTGTTGCCCCCATTCTTTCGATTGCACCCGCACTAGTAGCATGGTCTGTGATACCTTTTGATCAAGGATTGGTGTTAGCGAATATTGATGCTGGGTTATTATTTCTTTTTGCCATGACGTCGCTTGGCGTGTATGGGATTTTGATTTCTGGTTGGGCATCAAATTCAAAATATGCTTTTTTTGGTGCATTACGTGCTGCTGCCCAAACAATATCGTACGAAATTGCAATGGGATTCTCCTTAGTTGGGGTATTAATGGCCTCCAATAGCATGAATCTTCAAGAAATAATTTTGAAACAAAGCGGCGGCATCTGGCATTGGTATTGGCTGCCATTGTTGCCATTATTTGTTGTATATTGGATTTCAGGAGTGGCTGAAACAAATCGTGCACCTTTTGACGTAGCGGAAGGCGAATCTGAAATTGTGGCGGGTTTCCATGTGGAATATTCAGGCATTATGTTTGCAATATTTTTCTTGGCTGAGTATGCAAGCATGATTTTAGTTTCTACAGTAGCTGCGATTGTGTTTTGGGGAGGCTGGTTGTCGCCATTTCAAGGTATACCTCTCCTTGAGTCACTGACGGCTTTTATTCCTGGTATTGTTTGGTTGATGGTGAAGGTGAGCATGTTTTTGTTTTTATATATTTGGATGCGAGCCACATTTCCACGGTATCGATATGATCAAATTATGCAGTTAGGTTGGAAAGTTTTAATCCCTGTTACCCTAATTTGGATTTTTCTAGAAGCATTAGCGATCATGTTCAGAATTGGTCCATGGTTTTCCTGATAGACTTCCGAATTTCGTTATAAATTGAGATAGTATGAAGAAGACACTTAAAGATTTTGCTAAACGTTTTTTACTCCTGGAATTACTCCAAGGTCTTAGAGTAACTTGGCGTGCATTTTGGGCAAAAAAGATAACTATTCAATATCCTGAAGAAGAAACACCCATCTCTTCTCGTTTTCGAGGAATGTTAGCACTTCGCAAATATCCTAATGGTGAAGAGAGATGTATCGCATGTAAATTATGCGAAGCTGCATGTCCGGCATTAGCTATTACTATTGAAGCTGCGCCAAGACCTGATGGTTCAAGAAGAACTACACGTTATGACATCGATGCATTCAAATGTATTTATTGCGGATTTTGTGAAGACGCTTGTCCCGTAGATGCTGTAGTTGTAACACCTGAAAGCCATTTCACTATTCATGATCGTGGCGATAATATTCTAACCAAGGCAAAACTGCTGGCGGTAGGCGATAAATATGAAAAGCAAATCGCTGCAGCGCGAGCACAAGAGATAAAAGGTACAGAGCAATGAATTTTCAATTAATCATTTTCTCTATATTTTCAGCCATTTTATTGTTTGCGGCGGCGATGGTTATTTTTTCGCGACACCCCGTCAGAGGCGTTTTATTTTTGGTGTTGGCTTTTTTCGCAAGTTCTATTTTATGGATGCTGCTCGAAGCGGAGTTCTTGTCATTAGTGCTTATTTTCGTCTATGTAGGTGCGGTTATGACCTTATTTTTATTTGTGGTCATGATGATAAATATTGATCTGGCACCCCTGAGCGAAGGCTTTGTGCGTTATTTACCTTTAGGCTTATTAGTGACCGGGATGACGGTCGGTATGATTATGTACGCCTTGAGTCCGAAACATTTTCCTTTAGGTGTCACGGCAGTGCCCGAAATTCATCCCGGCAACTATAGCAACGTAAAAGAATTGGGCAGTGTGCTCTATACGCAATATGTTTATCCATTTGAAATAGCTTCAGCATTATTATTAGTGGCGATTGTGTCTGCTATCAGCCTTGCGTTTCGGGGGCGGCGACCTGACAGTAAGGCGCAAAAGATTAGCGAGCAAGTGGCTGTCCATAAAAAAGATCGTTTTTATGTCGTTAACATGAGATCAGACCAACCATGATACCTTTATCTTATTATTTGATTGTAAGTGCCATTCTATTTGGTATGAGTTTAACGGGTATATTTATAAACCGAAAAAACCTTATCGTGCTTTTAATGTGCATTGAGTTAATGTTCCTGGCCGTTAATACTAATTTCGTGGCCTTTTCCCAATATCTACACCAGGTTTCGGGAGAGATTTTTGTATTTTTTATTTTGACAGTAGCCGCTGCGGAAGCTGCAATTGGATTAGCCATCATCGTAGTACTATATCGCAACCGCAAAACAATTAATGTTGAAGAATTAGATTTATTAAAAGGGTAGGGCTGTGCAAACATTGGTACTTAATTTAGCAATAGCTACTATTTTATTTCCTCTGGTTGGCGCCATGGTAGCCGGTTTATTGGGTAAAAAAATTGGGCATCAGGGAGCTAGTTGGGTCACGATTAGTGGCATGGCCCTATCACTAATTTGTTCCGCAATTTTATTTAAGTTATATATTTTTGACCATGTGCCAATTACGAATGAGACGGTATTCACTTGGGGTTTCTCGGGTGCATATACTTTCAATGTAGGGCTATTAATAGATCAAATGACTGTTCTTATGATGGTGACAGTTAATATCGTCTCTTTATTAGTCCATATTTACAGTATTGGTTATATGGAGAATGACCCAGGGTACCAACGTTTTTTTGCTTATATGTCCCTATTTACTTTTTTCAT is part of the Gammaproteobacteria bacterium genome and harbors:
- a CDS encoding NADH-quinone oxidoreductase subunit G, with amino-acid sequence MIEFEIDNKKVEVAEGGMIIEAADAAGIYIPRFCYHKKLTIAANCRMCLVEVEKSKKPLPACATPAMAGMKVFTQSSMAVEAQKSVMEFLLINHPLDCPICDQGGECELQDLSLGYGNDISRYYEGKRSVFDENLGPLISTEMTRCIQCTRCVRFGSEVAGMRELGATQRGENLEITTYVNHTMQSELSGNIIDLCPVGALTSKPYRFSARAWELKQHLSVSPHDCVGSNLFVHTRGYEYNDYRMVMRVVPRENETINETWLSDRDRFSYEAVRSTDRLLTPKIKRESEWVDVDWTTALNFVAEKWRNIIEAQDVSQIAALASPNSTVEEFFLLQKLLRGLGSNNLDHRIRQLDFSQQENYPSHPELGVTLPALEKMETFLIIGSDVRREQPLACHRIRKAALKGAQVTFVNPIDYDLNFEPTHKMIVPSHSIPRTLAGIAKYLLRRKSDLDPFLADIEPSKEEMNIAKKLRKNKGIILLGIHAITHPQATLIRVLAQQIAGECIFDLGCLSEGANAAGGWLSGMLPHRGPAGTVVENPGFNASEMFSQRLKSYLLLNIEPELDCANSMRAMESLTNADFVVAMSPFMTEAQEQYAHVLLPIAPFFETAGTLINAANCWQFSDSVTRPMGDAKPAWKVLRVLGNLFELEGFDYVKPSQITKELESMIESIPRNTTSLTLTANQTAQSGAGLIRFSEWPMYQIDNLVRRATSLQEWSQIENQVAIRINSKVAREHDFQSGEIISVIQDESLLDLPVIIDDRIAGDYVVVPVGISETAGFGENMGQIKLLRGRSK
- the nuoI gene encoding NADH-quinone oxidoreductase subunit NuoI, yielding MKKTLKDFAKRFLLLELLQGLRVTWRAFWAKKITIQYPEEETPISSRFRGMLALRKYPNGEERCIACKLCEAACPALAITIEAAPRPDGSRRTTRYDIDAFKCIYCGFCEDACPVDAVVVTPESHFTIHDRGDNILTKAKLLAVGDKYEKQIAAARAQEIKGTEQ
- a CDS encoding NADH-quinone oxidoreductase subunit J, whose translation is MNFQLIIFSIFSAILLFAAAMVIFSRHPVRGVLFLVLAFFASSILWMLLEAEFLSLVLIFVYVGAVMTLFLFVVMMINIDLAPLSEGFVRYLPLGLLVTGMTVGMIMYALSPKHFPLGVTAVPEIHPGNYSNVKELGSVLYTQYVYPFEIASALLLVAIVSAISLAFRGRRPDSKAQKISEQVAVHKKDRFYVVNMRSDQP
- the nuoH gene encoding NADH-quinone oxidoreductase subunit NuoH gives rise to the protein MMESLLVLLWVLIKIFAIVLPLLGAVAYLTLAERKVIGYMQARIGPNRVGPLGLLQPIADGLKLLQKELIIPSASNRYMFIVAPILSIAPALVAWSVIPFDQGLVLANIDAGLLFLFAMTSLGVYGILISGWASNSKYAFFGALRAAAQTISYEIAMGFSLVGVLMASNSMNLQEIILKQSGGIWHWYWLPLLPLFVVYWISGVAETNRAPFDVAEGESEIVAGFHVEYSGIMFAIFFLAEYASMILVSTVAAIVFWGGWLSPFQGIPLLESLTAFIPGIVWLMVKVSMFLFLYIWMRATFPRYRYDQIMQLGWKVLIPVTLIWIFLEALAIMFRIGPWFS
- the nuoK gene encoding NADH-quinone oxidoreductase subunit NuoK; amino-acid sequence: MIPLSYYLIVSAILFGMSLTGIFINRKNLIVLLMCIELMFLAVNTNFVAFSQYLHQVSGEIFVFFILTVAAAEAAIGLAIIVVLYRNRKTINVEELDLLKG